From Numida meleagris isolate 19003 breed g44 Domestic line chromosome 4, NumMel1.0, whole genome shotgun sequence, the proteins below share one genomic window:
- the ZAR1 gene encoding zygote arrest protein 1, whose translation MAEDAMESYLYAAYPPYSYRYPPPKGKGAAGGWRPRGGYFAGYGEAAAAAAEYFDNYQRAQLKAILSQVNPNLTPRLRKANTKEVGVQVNPRQDASVQCSLGPRTLLRRRPGPAPPRTREAAPEPPPEQEREQGSPATTSTRAVRFPRTIAVYSPVASRRLTAFPEEPEPPPQREPREPPAAVEEEPSEAEAVRASWEKPPEREAEREPAPLEQREAAAPEGAREGAEPPAEPPAAPQKQEAAPGKARLRFQFLEQKYGYYHCKDCNIRWESAYVWCVQGTNKVYFRQFCRTCQKSYNPYRVEDITCQSCKQTRCTCPVKLRHVDPKRPHRQDLCGRCKGKRLSCDSTFSFKYII comes from the exons ATGGCGGAGGACGCGATGGAGAGCTACCTGTACGCCGCCTACCCGCCCTACTCGTACCGCTACCCCCCGCCCAAGGGCAAGGGCGCGGCGGGCGGCTGGCGGCCGCGGGGCGGATACTTCGCGGGCTacggggaggcggcggcggccgcggccGAGTACTTCGACAACTACCAGCGGGCGCAGCTGAAGGCCATCCTGTCGCAGGTGAACCCCAACCTGACGCCGCGGCTCCGCAAGGCCAACACCAAGGAGGTGGGCGTGCAGGTCAACCCGCGGCAGGACGCCTCGGTGCAGTGCTCCCTCGGGCCCCGCACGCTGCTGAGGcgccggcccggccccgcccccccGCGGACCCGCGAGGCGGCCCCGGAGCCGCCGCCGGAGCAGGAACGGGAGCAGGGCAGCCCGGCCACCACCAGCACCCGCGCCGTGCGCTTCCCGCGCACCATCGCCGTGTACTCGCCCGTGGCGTCCCGCCGGCTCACCGCCTTCCCCGAGGAGCCCGAGCCGCCGCCGCAGCGGGAGCCCCGGGAGCCGCCGGCGGCCGTCGAGGAGGAGCCGAGCGAGGCGGAGGCGGTGCGCGCCAGCTGGGAGAAACCGCCCGAGCGCGAGGCCGAGCGCGAACCCGCTCCGCTGGAGCAGCGCGAAGCCGCGGCGCCGGAGGGGGCCCGGGAAGGGGCAGAGCCGCCGGCGGAGCCGCCCGCCGCGCCCCAGAAGCAGGAGGCGGCGCCGGGCAAGGCCCGTCTGCGCTTCCAG TTTCTGGAGCAGAAGTACGGGTACTACCACTGCAAGGACTGCAACATCCGCTGGGAGAGCGCCTACGTCTGGTGCGTGCAGGGCACCAACAAG GTGTATTTCCGTCAGTTCTGCCGCACCTGCCAGAAGTCCTACAACCCGTACCGCGTGGAGGACATCACCTGCCAG AGCTGCAAGCAGACGCGCTGCACCTGCCCCGTGAAGCTGCGCCACGTGGACCCCAAGAGGCCGCATCGCCAGGACCTGTGCGGGAGGTGCAAGGGGAAGCGGCTCTCCTGCGACAGCACCTTCAGCTTCAAATACATCatctga